The Oncorhynchus tshawytscha isolate Ot180627B linkage group LG08, Otsh_v2.0, whole genome shotgun sequence genome window below encodes:
- the LOC112255945 gene encoding leucine-rich repeat neuronal protein 4 — MMSFCWNLAAMLLLLLLTPDLLPTRLINTRPVLTHAVPTSPPVTYPKIQYVTGVGFDYDDDYTEEDASHFPPNHRKSSSASTLVPMQSKPCDYHPCQDNQLPCSQLSAQTGCLCPGLSGAGEPPHAPHLQKLVPGANGGAEIRWCAPASVVSGYRVMIEDQRGEPLQFGSDSRSGVLGELEAGVKVCVEAVNMAGASTPSKLSCLHYDPPEATNLALRAGVIGGGLGFLLLLFLVTLVLWRRQTCKTGENSAKGLGNPSYSKEGTL, encoded by the coding sequence ATGATGTCATTCTGCTGGAACTTGGCTGCAATGCTCCTTCTACTATTACTGACCCCTGACCTGCTTCCCACCCGCCTCATCAACACCCGCCCCGTTCTCACACACGCCGTTCCCACCTCCCCGCCAGTTACATACCCCAAGATCCAATACGTTACCGGCGTGGGCTTCGACTACGACGATGACTACACTGAAGAGGATGCTTCCCATTTCCCTCCTAACCACAGAAAATCCTCATCAGCTTCTACTCTAGTTCCGATGCAGTCCAAGCCCTGTGACTACCATCCCTGCCAGGACAACCAGCTCCCCTGCTCCCAGCTCTCTGCCCAGACCGGATGCCTCTGCCCTGGTCTAAGTGGGGCAGGCGAGCCCCCTCATGCTCCACACCTCCAGAAGCTAGTACCAGGCGCTAATGGGGGGGCAGAGATACGGTGGTGCGCCCCAGCCTCTGTGGTATCTGGGTACCGGGTCATGATTGAAGATCAAAGAGGAGAACCTCTCCAGTTCGGGAGTGATTCTCGGAGCGGGGTGCTGGGGGAACTAGAGGCAGGAGTCAAGGTGTGTGTGGAGGCGGTGAACATGGCGGGGGCCAGCACCCCCTCGAAGCTCTCCTGCCTACACTACGACCCCCCTGAGGCCACCAACCTGGCCCTAAGGGCGGGGGTTATCGGAGGGGGGCTGGGATTTCTTCTGCTCCTTTTCCTGGTCACCCTGGTCCTCTGGAGGCGACAGACATGTAAAACAGGGGAAAACTCAGCAAAGGGGCTGGGGAACCCCTCCTACAGCAAGGAGGGAACGCTGTGA